CCATAGACTTCGACCGGGTCAAAGGCCTTTTCCTGTTCAGTAAAGCGCAACTCGACCGAACCGCCTTCGACCTCAACCGGGACCGCGCGATAGAAGCAGGAACGGTAGCCGACATGACAGCTGGCACCGCCATCAACGGCGACACGGAGCCAGACGGCGTCCTGATCGTCGTCGATGCGCATCTCCTCCACTTTTTGCACCAATCCGCTGGTCGCCCCCTTGTGCCAGAGCACCTTGCGGCTACGGCTCCAGTAGTGGGCCTCCCCGGTCCTGATGGTCTGCCTCAGAGCCTCCTTGTTCATGCCCCCCATCATCAGAACCTCGCCGGACGAAGCGTCAGTTGTGACGACCGGTATGAGGCCATTTTCATCGAACTTTGGTGCAAGCTGTTTGCCTTCTTCCACCTGCTCGATGGAAACACGCTGCGCGAAGGGAATGGATTCATTCATCAGACCTCTCCTTTCAGGGAACTGGAAATGGAAGACAGAAAGTCGCGGCGCAGATCCGGGTCGGTCTGGAATTCCCCGAGAAGGCGGCGTGTCAGCATGGAAACACCTGGTTTCCTGATGCCTCGTGTGGTCATGCACATGTGCGCTGCCTCAATAACAACAGCAACGCCGCGGGGCCGCAGCACGTCCTGAATGGTATCGGCAATCTGGGATGTCAGCGTCTCCTGGATCTGTAGACGTTTGGCAAAAACCTCCACGACCCGCGCCAGCTTGCTGATGCCGACAACACGATTGGCGGGCAGATAGGCGATATGGACCTTGCCGATGATCGGGACCACATGATGCTCGCAGTGGCTCTCCAACCGCATGTTTCGGAGCACAATCAAATCGTTGTAATCATTGGTTTCTTCAAAGGTTCTGGCCAGCAGCTCCGCTGGATCGATCGTATATCCCTCGAAAAACTCTTCATAGGCCCGAACGACACGGGCCGGTGTGTCGACAAGCCCCTCCCGGTCCGGATCATCGCCCGTCCATTCCAGCAGGATGCGGACGGCTGCTTCTGCGTCCGCACGCGACGGACGCAGGCCGTGTTCCTTCCTGTACTCTGCCATGGCTGTAACAGTCGCAGCGTAATTCATTGTCCTAGAGACCTCCGTCAGAAAAATTCCGGCAGAGATGCAACGTTATAACATATCAGTCAATCATCGTTTTGACGTGCGACGTCTACGGCATCCAGCACCTTCGCGAGCCGGTCCTCTGAAGCCGGGCGATTTCCCGTGGGAAAACCGGCGCGGTTATCACCTTGATTTGACCACAGTACGTTATAACATTACCTAGTAACGTGAGGCCTGCAGGTCAGGTCCCGGTAACCGGCACTTCAACTGTGAACCGAATGATTTGTTCACCCAAGCAGATTCAGGAACAAGAATTGGAACGGAATTTTGGTCAGATTGCTCACGCCCGCGAAGCGTCCGGCTTCGATGAAGCTCGCACGGCTTTGACCCGGTGGACTGAGGCCGTCACATCCAACCGGATCGAGATGGTTCTCACGCTTTATGCAGAGGACGCCGTCCTGGTGCCAACCTTGTCCAACGAGATCCACGTCACGGAAGCTGGGCGCCGCAGTTACTTCGAGTTCTTTTTGTCCCGGCAGGTGCTCGGTTGCACCGTCGGGCAGGAAATTGTCCGGGCAGATCCAGCGCACGGCACTGTCGCAATCGGCGGCATCTACACATTCTCGTTTCGGACGGAAGATGGGGGTGCGGAAGCCGTACCCGCCCGCTTCCTGTTCACCTATGCACAGATCGACGGGCACTGGCTGATCACAGGCCATCATTCATCGCGCTGTGTGTGAGACACGCCATGAGTGCCCCGGCTGCAAAAGACCAACCAGCAACCAAGACTGCGCCTGATATGCTTTTTCCCAATCGCATACCCGTTTTTTTGCTCAGCGGTTTTCTGGGCTCCGGAAAATCGACGCTGTTAAACGCCTTTTTGAACGATCCGGCAGTCAGAGACACTGCCATTATCATCAATGAATTCGGCGACGTACCCGTCGATCATCTGCTGATCCGCCAAGGCGAAACCGCTATTCAGCAGGTATCAACCGGCTGCCTGTGCTGCGTGGGCACGACAAATCTCCAACAAACGTTGTCCGACTTGAAAACCGCCGCAGACAGCGGTCGGACCCATGGCTTCTCGCGCGTGATCGTGGAAATGAGCGGGCTGGGCGACCCGGCACCGTTGGTCAATGCCCTCACTTCCGGCACGCGCCCTGACAGCCCGCTTCAGGATGAAGACCAGCGCGCGGTCTTCTATCTGGCAGGCGTTGTGACCCTCTTCGACGTCGTCGCCGGGGTGAACTCTGTTGAGCATCATTTTGAAGCCGTGAAACAGATCGCGTTCGCAGATCGCATCGTCTTGACGAAAACGGATCTTGCCCAGAACAGCAATCCGTCATTCGACAGCTTTCCGCTCATCCGAGACCTTCGCACACTCAACGCCGGTGCAGAGGTCTTTGACCGGTGCACCGCCGATCTCGCCGCCCTTTTTGAGCCCCGGCCTTACGCCACAGTCGAGCGCGGTGAAGATGTCGTTGGGTGGCTCGCCCTGGAGAGCGCGCTGGCGCAGGACCCCGGACATGGTGCGACGCCAGTAACGGCAAACCCGGCGGCTCGGCATGGCACCGGCATTCGCACGTTCAGTCTGGTCAGGGACTTTCCTCTCTCCGGAGACCGGCTGCAGCGCTTTTTGACGCTTCTGCAAGGGTCTGCAGGCCAGCGCCTGTTGCGGGTCAAGGGGATTGTTGCGACGGCGGATGCACCCAACGAGCCGATGATCATTCATACGGTCCAGCAAGTTCTGTCCGCCCCCGTCCGCCTGCCGGCCTGGCCTGACGCGGATCGGCGCACGCGGCTCGTTTTCATTACGGACGGCATAGACCCCGAGCCGGTCAAAGAGCTCTTCAGCGCCGTAATCGACTCCGAGCCAAGCTCTTTCACAAAGTTTCTCAAGTCTGCAGCGGGTGACTTCGTTGCAGCGTTTTCGCAAGCTTTCTCAACACTTAGCCGCTTGTCCCGGAGGTCAAAATGACTGAATTGAAAAAGACGCCTGTCACCGTACTCACAGGGTATCTGGGCGCGGGCAAAACAACCCTGCTCAATCGCATCCTGACGGAAAATCACGGTAAACGGTACGCGGTCATCGTCAACGAGTTCGGCGAGGTCGGCATAGACAACGACCTTGTCGTCGATTCCGACGAAGAAGTCTTCGAAATGAACAACGGCTGCATCTGCTGTACGGTGCGCGGGGATCTCATCCGCATCATCGATGGACTGATGAAACGGCGAAACCATTTCGACGCGATCCTGATCGAGACCACGGGATTGGCCGATCCGGCGCCCGTCGCCCAGACCTTTTTCGTCGATGACGATGTGCAGTCCAAGACCAGCCTTGATGCAATCGTCACCGTCGTCGACGCCAAACACCTGCTCGACGAGATCGACAAGGCCCACGAGGCCCAAGAGCAACTGGCCTTCGCCGACATCGTTCTTCTCAACAAGACCGACCTGGTGACCGAGAACCAGCTTGCAAATGTCGAGCAGCGCATTCGCGGGATCAATCCGACGGCAATCATCCACCGCAGCGAGCGCTGCCAGGTACCGCTGGACAATATCCTCGGGCGCAATGCCTTCGACCTGGACCGAGTGCTGGAGAACGAACCCGAATTCCTGGACCACCATCATCATCACCATCATGATGATCATGTCTCGAGTTTCTCGCTGCTCAGCGACGAGCCGCTTGATCCGCAGCGCTTCTTTCCGTGGATCCAGACGATTGCCCAGGAACACGGTCCCGACATGCTGCGCATGAAGGGCATTATCGCCTTTCCGGGCGACGATGATCGGTTTGTCATGCAGGGCGTCCACATGTTGCTGGAAGGTGACCATCAGCGCCCGTGGAAAGAGCATGAAGCCCGCACCACAAGGATCGTCTTTATCGGTCGCAACCTGCCCCGGGAAGCGATTGAAAACGGCTTCAGGCAATGCGTCGCAGAAACTCAGGTAGCGGCCGAATGAGCGCATTCGTCAATCCGCTGGCGCCAAAGTTCACACGGCTGAAAGCCAAGTCAACGGAGATCAAGGGTTGGGTCCGGGAACTTCTGGCGCTCCCGGAAGACACGCCGGTCACTGTGTCTGAACTGGCCTGCCGGGACGACGGCTGCCCGGACATCGAAACCGTAATCGGCATACTCGAACCGGACAATCCGATCGCGACGATCCGCGTTCACTGCCCGATGAGCGAAGTGACCAGGGAAAACATCGTCGAAGCGGTGCCGCCGCGCGGCAGGGCTGAAGACCACTAACGGCCAGGCACCGTCACCTCTGACGATAAAGTCGGCAGACAGCACACACTTCTAGGCTCCCTCGGGAACCCTTTGCCTGATTGCCCGGGCTGTTCTTTCTGCTGACTCAAGCGCACCTTCCAGAAAACCCCCGAAGGTCGGTGCAGTCTCGGTGGATGCGAAATGCAGCCCACCCGTGCCGAGCGTCTGCAGGCCGGCCGGCAGACCATAGTCGGGGTGGCCTCCAGCCGGAGTCATGTCCTGGGACCGCGCAATTTCCGGCACCTTTGCCCAGTCCTGCAGCACGAGATCCAGGGGCTCGGCCATTGCGGGGCCGAAAAGGTCCACCAGCTGGGATCGCGCAAGATCCATCAACTGCGCCTCGTGTGCCGCCCGGACCTGCGCCGGAACGCCGACAAAACCGAACAGCGCGTAGGGGCCTCCTTTCACCGGCGAAGCATCATGGATTTCCACCATCGGCCCGTGATGGCTCATGGCATCCCCCGACATTCCCGCCATCCGCCAGTGGGGTTCGTCATAGACAGCCAGGATCTTGGCCTGCCCGGCCATCCAGGTCGGGATTGCGCGCAGGTCCGCCACCAGCCCTTCCTCAAGCGCGGGCTCAAAGGACACCGTCTCGGCGATCACCCGCGGGGGAAGCGCGAGCACAACGTCCCGTGCCTCGATCGTCCTGGGTAAACCATGTTGCAGGATTGAAGCCGTGTGACCACGCTCTCGAGGGGCCAGCGCGGTCAATCGGGTGTTTGTCCAAACGTTTTCAGGTGCCAGGACGCCGCCAAGCGCTTCGATCAACCGGCCCATGCCCCCTTCCAGACGGTAAGAGCCCTGCATGGACGCAAAACCGCGGCCGCGCTGAACGGCACCGCTTTGGTCCTGATAAACGAGATCGCCCGTTGCAAATTGTTCGAAGACCGGGATTCCGAACCGGTCCGCCAAGGCCGCCATGCGCGGTTGACCGGGCCAGAACCAGGCCGGACCAAGGTCGAAAGCGCCGCCGGAGAGGTTCCTGGTCAGGATACGTCCCCCAAGCCAGTCCTGTGCCTCGACGACCAGGTGATCAACACCTTCGCGCGTCAGCTGATCGGCGAGCGCCAGACCGGACAGGCCCCCGCCGACAACCAGCACATCCGTTTTCATCAGAACGCCTCCCCCATCGGCCTGAGGTCAAGCTCGTGGGTCCAGGTGGAACCGGGCTGGTCGGCGAGCGCCAGATAGGCCTTTGCAATGTCTTCCGGTTGCATCATCCGTGCGGGGTCCAATGCGTGCAGAGCGCGGCTTGCGGCCGTGTCCACGATCCCGTCCAGGATCACGTGAACCACGTGTATGCCTTTGGGCCCGTATTCGCGCGCCAAAGACTGGGTCAGGGCGCGCAGGCCGGCCTTGGCAGAGGCAAATGCGGCAAAGTTCCGGCCGCCACGCAGGCTGGCGGTGGCCCCCGAGACAATGAACGTGCCGCCGCCTGCTGCCACCATGCCCGGCAAGACGCCACGTGCAAGATTGACTGCCGACAGGACCATCGACCGCCAGGTGGCTTCGAAGTCGGCATTGGAGGTGTTTTCAAAGTCGGAGATCACCAGCTTTGCGGTGTTGTGCACCACAAGTCTTGGCGCGCCATGTGCCCGAAGAAGCTCCGACAGCACATGCGCCGTTGCAGAGGCATCGGTCAGATCGAGTGCCTGTGTGGTTTCAACCGTCCCGTCCGGCACGGAGCGGTTAAGACCGACCGCATGATACCCGCTGTCATTGAAGGTACGGACCAGGCACTGGCCAAGGCCGGCTCCGGCGCCGGCAACAAGAGCGAAGGGATGTGTCATCTCAGTCTCCGATTTGCGGGGCGGTCTGCGGTTCTGCCAGGTGCCCCGATTTCACCCAAAGACGCGCCCCGGCCTCACCCGCCACAGCCTTCAGTGGGCTGCCGGGTGGCAGTCGCAGCCAGGAATTGGCCTGAAAGGTTTCACCGCCTTCCACAAAGCTGCCCTTGATCACCAGCGCTTCGAACCCGTCATGGGCCGCAATGGAGATTTCGGCCCCTGGCTCCCAGAGCTCGATACGCACCCGCTCGCGCGCATCTTCAAACAGCGGAATTTCCGAAACCCCGCCCCCCACCGGTCTGGGGGGCTCCCTGTTGGTGTCAATCGTGACCTGCTGGCGATCCTCCATGTCGAACTGCCAGAGCTTCACAAAGATCGTTGCACCCGGTGCCGAGCTTGGCGTGTGGGACGAAGTCGGCGGATTGCGCACATATGTGCCAACTGGAAAGTCGCCATGTTCGTCCTGAAAGACGCCGTCCAGCACCAGATACTCCTCACCGCCGGTATGCGTGTGCGCTGAGAACGCGCTGCCGGGCGCATACCGCACAATCGTTGTTGCCCGCGCAACCTCGCCGCCCACACGGTCCAGCATTCTGCGGTCCACCCCTTTCATGGGCGAGGCGATCCAGGGCTCCTGATCCGCATGAACTGCGGCCCGCCGGTCGAAATTCGCATTGAGTTCCATCTGTCTGCCTTTCCCTCCCCGCAGCCTTTTCATTGCTGCAAGGTCTCCGGTTCACTCTGTGACCTTGCTGTTGTGTTTCGCCCAGCGCCGAGCCGGTCAGGAGGGCCGTCGCCAGCCTTCCCATTGTGCATGCACCGGAGCCTGCTCCTTCACCATTTGCTCATTCACATAGGCCTCGGATCGCCCGGGACCCGTCCCATCATCAGCAAATTTTCTATCTATCGATAGATATTTAATTAGGAGTTGCCCCGAGACAAGTCAAGAACTATCTATCACTCGATAGATCGGAGAGAGCCATGTCGTTGACGATGAAGGAAAAAATACTGGCGGCCGCGGAAAAGCGTGTTCGCAAGGCAGGTTTTGCAGAAATGAGTTTCCGTGACCTGGCAAGCGATGTCGGCATCAAGAGCGCCAGCGTGCACTATCATTTCCCGACCAAACACACGCTCGGCGAAGCTCTTGTCGACCGCTACGCAAAGAACTTTCAGGCTGCCCTGGAAGATCTCGACACCGGCACGCTCCGCGCTGCCCTGAACGGTTTTGTCGGCCTTTATGCCAATGCATTGGTGCTGACGGAAGCCATCTGTCTTTGCGCCGTCATGGGCGCCGAAGCCAATGGTTTGCCGGAAGACATAAACCGCAAGACGGCGGCGTTCTTCAAGGCCAACAGGGTCTGGCTTGAAGCCCTGCTTGAAAAACACGGCATTGATCGCGCAGGCGACAAGGCCCTCACGCTTGTTGCCGCCCTGGAAGGGGGCATGATCATCGCGTCGGCCTCCAACGACAAGACACTGTTCGATAAGGTTGCGGAGACCGCACTCCAGGCAACGATTGGAAGCCACACAAGCAAATCCTGACCACACGTCCCCCTCATTGTGAGCGGACTGTTCTCAACGAAACGGCAGAGTTCAGCAAATACGCAGCTGATCCCGTTCGAAACGTCCAGGACGGGAAGTCAGGTGAAAAGATCCAAAAGGCCGATGGACGCTTAGCTCCATTCGCTTGGAGGCGCGGTCGACTCGCGGATCACCAGGGAGCCACGGATCGCGTAGTCGGTCGTGAACCCTGTTTCGGAAAGCACCCTTTCGAGCGCGCCGGAAGCAAGGTCCTCGATCGGCTGGCGCAGCGTTGTCAGCCGTGGAACCACCAGTGACGCCATCGCGATATCGTCGAAGCCGATCACCGAAACATCCTGCGGCACATGCACGCCGAGGTCCCGGGCGCATCTCAGAACACCGATGGCCTGTTGATCACAGGAGGTCGCGATCGCGGTAATCCGTCCGCCCTTGCGCACGGATAGCAGAATCTCTCGCCCGATCGCCTCTCCTGTCTCGGAGTCGAACGGGCCCGACTGCATGGTCAGGTCAATCGGGTCTTCGGGACGTGAAAGCGCCTCGACACGGGCCACGAAACCGTCGCGGCGCTGCCGGGCAACCTCCGTCTCGAGCGGCCCAGCAATATAAGCCATGTGCCTGTGTCCAAGACCATGCAGGTGTTCGGCCAGCATGCCCGAGCCGTGCCACTGATCTGTCGTCACCAGCGGGTAGCTGCCATAGCGCCGATCGACGGAGACGATGGGAATGTCCGAGCTGAAAGGCAGGCTGGCGTCAGAAGTCGAGACCACGATGATGCCGGAGATCGAGCGGTCATACATCGCCTTGATCTGCTTGCGCTCGATGGCCGGGTCCTCATGGGAGTTGGACAGCATCACCATGATCCCGCGCAGAGCGGCTTCCATCTCGATATGTTTTGCAAGCTGGGCGAAAAACGGATTGGTAATGTCAGGCACGATCAGGCCGACGACATCCTCGCCGAGGTTCCTGGCCGAACCGGCTTCTGGGTCTGCATCGTATTCCAGTTCATGCATAGCCTGTACCACCTGCCGATGCAGCGTTCCGGAACAAGAACGTCATCTGTGGGAACCTGACCCGGTCTCATGCATTTGGTCGCGTTCAAATGCATGATGACGCT
This genomic interval from Labrenzia sp. VG12 contains the following:
- a CDS encoding FAD-dependent oxidoreductase, with protein sequence MKTDVLVVGGGLSGLALADQLTREGVDHLVVEAQDWLGGRILTRNLSGGAFDLGPAWFWPGQPRMAALADRFGIPVFEQFATGDLVYQDQSGAVQRGRGFASMQGSYRLEGGMGRLIEALGGVLAPENVWTNTRLTALAPRERGHTASILQHGLPRTIEARDVVLALPPRVIAETVSFEPALEEGLVADLRAIPTWMAGQAKILAVYDEPHWRMAGMSGDAMSHHGPMVEIHDASPVKGGPYALFGFVGVPAQVRAAHEAQLMDLARSQLVDLFGPAMAEPLDLVLQDWAKVPEIARSQDMTPAGGHPDYGLPAGLQTLGTGGLHFASTETAPTFGGFLEGALESAERTARAIRQRVPEGA
- a CDS encoding GTP-binding protein, which encodes MTELKKTPVTVLTGYLGAGKTTLLNRILTENHGKRYAVIVNEFGEVGIDNDLVVDSDEEVFEMNNGCICCTVRGDLIRIIDGLMKRRNHFDAILIETTGLADPAPVAQTFFVDDDVQSKTSLDAIVTVVDAKHLLDEIDKAHEAQEQLAFADIVLLNKTDLVTENQLANVEQRIRGINPTAIIHRSERCQVPLDNILGRNAFDLDRVLENEPEFLDHHHHHHHDDHVSSFSLLSDEPLDPQRFFPWIQTIAQEHGPDMLRMKGIIAFPGDDDRFVMQGVHMLLEGDHQRPWKEHEARTTRIVFIGRNLPREAIENGFRQCVAETQVAAE
- a CDS encoding SDR family NAD(P)-dependent oxidoreductase, with the translated sequence MTHPFALVAGAGAGLGQCLVRTFNDSGYHAVGLNRSVPDGTVETTQALDLTDASATAHVLSELLRAHGAPRLVVHNTAKLVISDFENTSNADFEATWRSMVLSAVNLARGVLPGMVAAGGGTFIVSGATASLRGGRNFAAFASAKAGLRALTQSLAREYGPKGIHVVHVILDGIVDTAASRALHALDPARMMQPEDIAKAYLALADQPGSTWTHELDLRPMGEAF
- the hisI gene encoding phosphoribosyl-AMP cyclohydrolase; translation: MNESIPFAQRVSIEQVEEGKQLAPKFDENGLIPVVTTDASSGEVLMMGGMNKEALRQTIRTGEAHYWSRSRKVLWHKGATSGLVQKVEEMRIDDDQDAVWLRVAVDGGASCHVGYRSCFYRAVPVEVEGGSVELRFTEQEKAFDPVEVYGDAPNPTQL
- a CDS encoding nuclear transport factor 2 family protein codes for the protein MERNFGQIAHAREASGFDEARTALTRWTEAVTSNRIEMVLTLYAEDAVLVPTLSNEIHVTEAGRRSYFEFFLSRQVLGCTVGQEIVRADPAHGTVAIGGIYTFSFRTEDGGAEAVPARFLFTYAQIDGHWLITGHHSSRCV
- a CDS encoding TetR/AcrR family transcriptional regulator, whose product is MSLTMKEKILAAAEKRVRKAGFAEMSFRDLASDVGIKSASVHYHFPTKHTLGEALVDRYAKNFQAALEDLDTGTLRAALNGFVGLYANALVLTEAICLCAVMGAEANGLPEDINRKTAAFFKANRVWLEALLEKHGIDRAGDKALTLVAALEGGMIIASASNDKTLFDKVAETALQATIGSHTSKS
- a CDS encoding GTP-binding protein; this encodes MSAPAAKDQPATKTAPDMLFPNRIPVFLLSGFLGSGKSTLLNAFLNDPAVRDTAIIINEFGDVPVDHLLIRQGETAIQQVSTGCLCCVGTTNLQQTLSDLKTAADSGRTHGFSRVIVEMSGLGDPAPLVNALTSGTRPDSPLQDEDQRAVFYLAGVVTLFDVVAGVNSVEHHFEAVKQIAFADRIVLTKTDLAQNSNPSFDSFPLIRDLRTLNAGAEVFDRCTADLAALFEPRPYATVERGEDVVGWLALESALAQDPGHGATPVTANPAARHGTGIRTFSLVRDFPLSGDRLQRFLTLLQGSAGQRLLRVKGIVATADAPNEPMIIHTVQQVLSAPVRLPAWPDADRRTRLVFITDGIDPEPVKELFSAVIDSEPSSFTKFLKSAAGDFVAAFSQAFSTLSRLSRRSK
- a CDS encoding cupin domain-containing protein, which translates into the protein MELNANFDRRAAVHADQEPWIASPMKGVDRRMLDRVGGEVARATTIVRYAPGSAFSAHTHTGGEEYLVLDGVFQDEHGDFPVGTYVRNPPTSSHTPSSAPGATIFVKLWQFDMEDRQQVTIDTNREPPRPVGGGVSEIPLFEDARERVRIELWEPGAEISIAAHDGFEALVIKGSFVEGGETFQANSWLRLPPGSPLKAVAGEAGARLWVKSGHLAEPQTAPQIGD
- a CDS encoding LacI family DNA-binding transcriptional regulator; the protein is MHELEYDADPEAGSARNLGEDVVGLIVPDITNPFFAQLAKHIEMEAALRGIMVMLSNSHEDPAIERKQIKAMYDRSISGIIVVSTSDASLPFSSDIPIVSVDRRYGSYPLVTTDQWHGSGMLAEHLHGLGHRHMAYIAGPLETEVARQRRDGFVARVEALSRPEDPIDLTMQSGPFDSETGEAIGREILLSVRKGGRITAIATSCDQQAIGVLRCARDLGVHVPQDVSVIGFDDIAMASLVVPRLTTLRQPIEDLASGALERVLSETGFTTDYAIRGSLVIRESTAPPSEWS
- the folE gene encoding GTP cyclohydrolase I FolE; its protein translation is MNYAATVTAMAEYRKEHGLRPSRADAEAAVRILLEWTGDDPDREGLVDTPARVVRAYEEFFEGYTIDPAELLARTFEETNDYNDLIVLRNMRLESHCEHHVVPIIGKVHIAYLPANRVVGISKLARVVEVFAKRLQIQETLTSQIADTIQDVLRPRGVAVVIEAAHMCMTTRGIRKPGVSMLTRRLLGEFQTDPDLRRDFLSSISSSLKGEV